From Pan troglodytes isolate AG18354 chromosome 1, NHGRI_mPanTro3-v2.0_pri, whole genome shotgun sequence:
ATGAGAGCTGGGAGGGTAAGGGTTGGAGTTAGAGGAGCCCTGTCTGAAGCGGAGCGAAAAGGCCAGAATGGGTCCCCTACCCTGGTGTCACAGCTGCCCCTAGTGTGAGGGCTGCCTCATAAGCTCCCAATCTCAGACACTGGCAGTCAGGGAGAATCAAACTGCCTGTCTCCCTGGTCCTGCCATATTCATAGGGTGTCCATGCACACATGGTGTCCCAGATCTAGGCAGGCCTAGGATGGTGCTGTCTAGGGGTCCACGGGTGGCAGGAATTCAGAGGCTGGCCTTGTGCCCTGGCTACCTGTCTCCATTCTAACCTGACTGGCACATCTCAGCCTACCAGGAGAGGGGAGAAGTGAAAAACTGTGAGGAGGACTCTATTTGGATcctggattttttgttgttgttgttgttagagagaAAATTGTTTCATGAAGAAAAGTGAATGGATATGTAGGGATTACCCTGCTGTGCCCAGCTGTCTGTTGAAGGGAGATGGTCTCATGGAGATGCAGGATTCAGTATAGTACCTGGTACCTAGCAGGAACTCTGCAAATGCCAGTCCCTCTTCTCCTCGTGCCACCCCCCATGACAGCGTGGATGACAGGGGAAAGTGTTGTATATTCTCTGTGGTCTGGTCCACTGTCAGTGTGGGtgggaagaaagagggagggaaggagaagatgaAAATGGTCATCATAAAATTAACAGCAAGAATAAGCCTCAAGGGCAGCAGGGACTTGTggccctccctcctttccccaacCCACCCCCCAGGGAATCCAGCCTGTTCTTTCCCCGGGGGCTACACAGAGGAGACCTCCTTTGAGAAAAGGTGACATCATCATGGCTCTGGACACCCTCCAGACTCTTCAGAGCTTCCACCATGAACCATATGGATGCTGTGATCCAGTTAGGAGCccgggtttgaatctcagctctgccttcaGTATCTGTGTGACCTCGGGTGAGTCACTCTCCCTTTCCAGGACCCAGTCTCCTCACCTGTATAATAGGTGAGATGATCTCTAAGCTCCAACCTTCCATGACTCTGCAATACTGGAAATGGTGTTACAGAGAAACACAAAGGATATTGTAACCAACAGGGTCTAGAAGAGTTGTTGCATTTTTATGACAATGGCATTGATATACTCTTTGACTCAATTCTGTTGACGGTGGGTCCCACCATGGCCATCCTGTCCACTTTTGTCCTCATCCTGGATGCTGAATCCTCCTCCAAGGCTGGGAGAGGCTGCAGGCCAAGGTAGACCGAGGTAGAGGAAGAGCATGGCACATGCGATTATCTCCAGGGGACTTTTACCATGGCATAGCTTCCCCACCCCAATTCTGATTCCAATTGAAGAGAGAGCCTTGCTGGTGGAAAAGACATCAGCTGAAACATCAGCAAAGCtgcatcctggttctgccaccaCCAATGACACACATCAATAAAATGCTGGCCAGTCCTTGCTAGCTTGGTTCTGAGAATCAAATAGGACTGTGGATATAACAGTCATTTGTAAAGTCATGAGCTCTATACTAATGTAAGGAATTACTAACTAATTaagagctcctgagggaagcTCTAGGGAACACTTTCAGTCTCTACCCCTGACTCCCAGGGAAGCTTTGAGGAATGACTGTGGCTTTGCGGATATACTTCTTTAAGAGGCCACTCAGCTCTAAGAAGCCTCCTGAGgctttctaaaaagaaaagagcctTGCTGAATGTTGTGAGTGAGCAAAGCATCCCAGTCCTTCAGTGCTAGAGAACTGGAGAGTGGGACCCTAATGGGACCAAGGCTCAGGCAGATGGGAGGACCCACAGTCTCCCTCTCACTGAGTTCTGTTGCCCATGTCAGCCCCTGACATCTAATACTTCTTCCCTGTCTATCTGCCCTGGTGAAGTGGGCTTAGAAGCCTCCCATGCCAGCCAGAGCTGTTGAATCTGCTCCTTCCCCTGCTTACAAAAGCGGCCTCCCCACCCCCTTGCCCCATCTTTAGACCACAGTTTCTGACCCTAATGCCTAGAGTTGGTAAATCTTTGTTCTTCATGATGACTGGGAGGTAGAAGGAACACCAGCTGTGTGCCCCAAAGACCTGGGTTTGCATCTTGATCTCACCCCTTTTCTACCTGTATCAACTTAAGCAAGTTATCCAATCTCCCCCAgcaatgttttcttcatttattaaatagaaatagCAATGCCCACTTTGTTGGGAGGGATTTGTAAGATTGTAGACTAGAGATGGAGCACTCAACAGATGTTAGAGAGGGGAACAATGGCCTGGCTCCAGATTGCATCTGGTAGATGACCTCCAGGGTCCTGACCCAGAAGAGTCTACAGttcagagaggaaaagaggagacAGACCTGGGATCAAGGCTGACTAAAGCACTTTCTTGTCTACCCTTTGCCTTCTATAGATCCCCTCTTACTACTatgatattttctgttttgcattgcaCAAGAATAATTTACTTGGGGTGGTGGCTTTGGAGCCCTCATTGTTCCTCCCATGGAAAGGCTACACTTGATCTTTTCCAGAAAGCTGGTTCTGTCCTGTGATATGGACAGTGGGGAGCGACTGCACACTGGCTGAGGGCCTCGGGAACCCATTCCAGGAAGCTCCTGAAGGAAATGGTGGATCTCATCGGATCTATGAGTGAAAGTTCTGCAGGACCTGTAGGAGGCTCACCTGGACAGTCTGGGCCAGTGGAAGGGCCTTGGATAGGGTTCAAGGAGGAGGGACCCTGTGGAAGCAAGAAGGAGGCTCTGTGCTCTCTGGGGTGAATCCCATTTCTGACGGCTAACCCCAGGAGAAACTGAACAATGCCGTCTCTGGCTGGGCACTTGTGTAAATTGTTTATGCCATCCTGTGACTGTGAATGACAGTACTTTATTCCCTTAAAACCTATATACAAGCAGGACATGAGGGGCAGACGGGACAGAGAGGAGGACAGGAGGGGTTCATCGGTAGACTACGGGGATTTCTCAGAATCGTTATGTTGTTTGGTACAGGCCAGTACTTTCCCAGATAATGTGTCTGTGTTTTGTATGTAAATAGATCATTTATCTACTACAGGGCTATAGATTCAGCCCAGGCTGTAGCAGTTCATTCCTGGGTCGGAAACCCAGGTTGAAATTCACCAATAAAAAGATTTAATATCCAGGAAATTCCTGTGCATCTTTAGTTTTCTAGGGACAATGATAATTGGATGTGCAAGATAAAATTAAAGTGTGTTTGTCTTGAGTGAAGGGGTGAGGTTGCTGGGGAAAGGGGCCACCCTGCATCCAGTTTAAGTGGGAAAAGCAGTGTCTTCGAGTTTGCCATAGGACCACAAGGTGGCAGTGTGGAGCCAAAAGTGGGCCTGGCCTCCGCTGGGCTTGACTTGGCAGCTCCTGCCTAAGAATCAGGGTAAGGCCCTTTCTCTAGCCAAATATTGCTGAGATCCAGTGCACATTCTTTAACTCTCCTGGAGGATATGAAGCAGTAATGACTAACAGGGAAGGCTAGGAAAGTCACCCAGCCTCTTAGCTTGTGAGTCCTCAAGTTCCAAAGAGTCTTGGTCCCTCACTTGACCCGGTTCTCCTGAGATACATGGACACACACTGGGTTCTCTCTAAACCCACGGAGATTTGGCAAGGCAAAGAACAAGAGGTTTCTACTGCAAGGTGAGGAAATGAGTATAGGAATTCCTGCCCAAAAAGCAGCAAGACACATGAGTCAGTGTTTGAGGGCCCTAATAGGACCTCAAAAAGCCACATGAGCTATAGTTACTTTACAGCTTCTCGTTTAGAATCTGGGGGCATGGGTTAGGAGGCCTCTCTGAGAGTGCCTCGGAGCCCAGCAATCTGTCCCAATTCCAGAAGCAAAGAAACCCACTGATGTTGAGCGTAAAATACCTCCTCACCCTAGCACGTCTTGGTGGCTAATAGGTTGCTCGTAGAATTTTGCTGCAGTTCCCATGGTGAGTATTTGGATGCTTGCTCCTTTAGAATAAGAATTCATTGAAAACAGGTCACATTTATTATGGTCTACTGTGGTCTATATTCCTAGGTCATTGTTGGCATGTAATCCACCATCTACTGGTTGCCAATAGCAAATCAGTTTTTCTGTGTCTTATTATCAGataattttggaaaaatctttGTCCAGTCCATGTCCATGGAGAAACCCAGTGTGAAACAGTATGATTGTTTCTGGGAGGTACCAATGACATATAACGTGGGAGAATGTGACTTCACTGAACTGGAAGCTATGCTCCTCAAAGGGTGGTTACTCATACAGGTGACTATTTGTACCGATTTAGACAGCTCACCCTTGAAGCTCATGGAAATATGACAAACAAAAGGCCATTTTGTTTCTACGTGGCTTGCAATGACTTTGAGGATTAGTTCAATTTGTTAGCTGGCCCCAATTATTAGCTTATTGGCTCAAACTCCTCAGGAGGTGACATCAGCCTTCCTCTGTACTTATGAGGGCATCTGAGCAGTCATGTGCACTATTGAAGTTCTAAGCTCTGTAAGTCACTTGGTAGAGTCACACGTTTAAATCTGCTGTTAAATCTAACTGTTAAATCTAACAGCACTCTCCAAGAATGCCTTCACTTTATAAGCAATCAGGGTGGGTTCTAATGTTAACCTCCATGATATATTCACTACTGAATGTCATATTTCTGAAGCAGAGTTTATTACAGAGCTTAATCAGATGGTCTACAATCATTCTAGCCTCTGGTCTCTGGTCTCCCTGACGTCACCTGTGCCAGAGTATCACAGCAGCCTCTGAGCCCAGACACAGACAGTTCTCCAGACAGTGCCACTCAGGGCCGCCCCTCAGGCATTTATTGAGAGCCTGCAGCAGGTCAGATCTGTTCCTTTTCCTCCTGCCTTTTCTCCCATCAGTTGATTTTCcacccttttttcctttttttgggggggggacggagtctcgctctgtccccaggctggagtgcagcggcacgatctcggctcactacaagctccgcctcccgggtccacaccattctcctgcctcagcctcccgagtagctgggactacaggcgcccgccaccacgcccggctaattttttgtatttttagtagagacggggtttcaccatgttagcctggatggtcttgatctcctgaccttgtgatccgcccaccttggcctcccaaagtactgggattacaggcgtgagccaccacgcccggcctccgcCCTTTTTTTCTAAACTGAGGTCAGAAATCACCTCTTTCTGGGATGTTTTTTCTGATTAAGGCTGGCTGATTCTAACATCCTATTCCCCGGATCTGTGTAAATGCTGATAGGCTCTGGTTTCATTGCTCTGTGTTCATTGTTTTTTACATGTTGTTTTGTACATGCTCTCTGGCTCTTTCCTGTCCCCACAATTAGGTCATAGATGCCTTGACCCCACCCAATCTTCTTTTTGTTGATCTCTCCTCTCAACACCCAAGGCCTGTCCCAGAATTCTGCGGAAAGCAGGCAGTCTGTTTACTCTCATCCCCTCTCCTGGTGGGAGCTGTCTCAGCATTGTCCCTGCAGTGTCTCTTGGGTGCAATGTAACTTGTCTGAATCTTTTCAGTAcactcttgaatttttttttcttttctttttttttttttgagacggagtcttgctctgtcacctaggctggagtgcaatggcacgtctcggctcactgcaacctctgcctcccggtttaagccattctcctgcctcggtctcctgagtagctgggattacaggcgtgcaccaccacaacaggctaatttttatatttttagtagaggcggggtttcaccatgttgaccaggctggtctcgaactcctgacctgaaatgatccaaccgccttggcctcccaaagtactggaattataggcgtgagccaccgcgcctggcattttttccccctttttttaagagatcaggccgggtgcagtggttcatgcctgtaatcccagtgcttcgggatgctgaggtaggaggatctcttgaggtcaggagttcaagagcagcctgggcaacatagtgaaaccctctctacaaaacaatttttaaaattaactaggcatcatggcatgcacctgtagtcccagctacttgagagtctttggcaaaaggatcacttgaacccaggaatttgaaggTTACACTGAGTCATGATCATACTCCTGCACTCCAGTTtgagtgacagagaccctgtctctaaaagtaaataattagataaataataaatagaagaaatcaataagaaataGAGTTTCACTTCTTGATGGGACaatgttgctgttattatttttggtatttattcCTCATTCTGCCTGTCTAATCAGTAGACTCTGTTGTACCCCATTAAGAAAAGCTTTGTAAGGAGAGGAACGACAGTGGTAGCTAAAAGGTGAAGGGACAAACAAACCAGCAACATTTTCCAACCCCAGAAACCCAAACCAGAATCATCCCCTTAGATCATCTTGGGGAGGAAGAACTCAGGAGGAGGAAAGCCTGCCTGATGCTCTCAGCACCAGGGCTGGGAGGGTCATCCACAGCCAGCAAATGGAGCACAGTTAATAAACCTCAGGTGTCTAAAACCTGAATGCCACTGATCTTGGGTTTGAATTTGGCTAGGAGTAAACCTAGGGTTTCAATTTTGGGGGCGTGTTTGTTTAGCTATTATGAGcaaaatttctttttacttcatGTCAAATTAGCTgttggagaaaaatatttctctagtCACTGGTTACTCATGTTatcaattttaaagcattttaattcTCTGGTTTTCTAGGGCTAGGATATCTGAAAAGGATGACAAATTTttcctcatttctatttttttttttttttttttttttgagacagagtcttgctctgtcacccgggctggagtgcagtgccatgatcttggctcactcagcctccaactcccgggttcaagtgattctcctgcctcagcctcccaagtagctgggattacaggtgccaaccagcacgcccagcaaatttttgtatttttagtagagatggggtttcaccgcattggccagtttggtctcgaactcctaacctcaagtgatccacctgcttcagcctcccaaagtgctgggattacaggcgtgcaccaccgtgcctggctccaatttttcatagttcttgtttttgttaactGTTTTATCAACTGATTAGAACTTCTAGAACAATGTTAGATAACAAAGGAAATGGCAGGCTTGTGGACATTCTTACTTTGTTTCTGACTTAATAGGACTGTGTCTAGGAGCTTACAGTTAAATATCATGTAATCTCCTGATTTGAGATAAATCATTCTTAATTGAACTAGGAAGTGTCCCTGTAttcctaattgtttttttaaaaacaccaggAATGAATCTTGAATTTTATTAGATTGAGCTTTGGGAGATTTTTCTTGGAATAAGAGATTATGATGCTGGTTGATATTTACCAAAATTCCATTTGTCATCTTTGGCTTATAAGAAACAGCAGATTCAAAGGTTGATTGATGGTAGGCTTTGTAAATGCACTATTTAAAGTTCTGAGGACAGAGGAGGATTACTCAGCAAAACACATCACTGAAAACAAGGAAAACTGCAGGGTTAGGCAACAGGAAAAGAGGAACTGGTGGTggttgctattttatttaaaacttttaaagaagtTGTTTATTGCCAATAATTAAAGAGCTCAAAGGGAAGTCATTTAACCATGAGATTGCCAAATAGAACTCTACAACAGCTGATtcaacctttttaaaattttccctggGGAGAGATTTCACTACTATCTCTGCTGATGGACTCCATGGTTCTCATACTTTACCTGAAAGTTCTTCCTAACATCTGATCTGAACCTTTCTTGCCGGGGCATTGGCCTGTTTTCCCACCCaagccttgtttttgtttttgaggaatGAACAGCCTTTTTTGGGTACAGACCAGGAGTCCATGGGTCTTGAGGACCTCTGTGTATTTATCAGTTTTCTTCTCCACATTCTTTTTGGCCTGTCTCCATAGACTTGTGAGCCCCATGCCTTGTTTAAGGGGGAAAAATGGCGTTTCCCTACAAATTAAATGTAAGAATCCATAGAGAACTGGacctcattaaaaatatttggaattcaCATGGCCACTTGATCATATTCCGCTGGCTCAGACAGAGCAGGGTTGACAAAATACCAGAAACTGGGCTTGTGTCTTTCTGGATTGACATTGACATAATCTGTGATTTCCTTTATGTTCTCATAGTCCAGGGGGGAGTCATTTTTTAGTTCTCCAGGGTCCGAAAAGACGACTTGTGTGTAATCCACATCCTCCGTGGCCTTAGGAGAAAAGCAGAGACATGTGAGTCAAGATCCCTACCACGTTTGGAGGAAATAAGACCCCAGGACTGAACTCTTACTCAAAGAGTTTCGCCCATGGCTTGGTGGGGAAGATCTGGGTCCAAGTAGCTGTGTCTGAGAGCAGTCCAGGGCAATGAGGAAGATTACCAGTGACTTTGTTCCACCTGTCTGCAGGGAATGGGATTACAGACGAGCAGGTGGAGGCAACAGGAAGATGCTGAGACTCAATTCAAGTGAGATCAGGACTCAGAGCAGACTTGAGCCCAACAACTGGGGTATGGGGAGAAGAGGGTTTCCCATTAGCACTTTCATTTTTACAGTCTGTTCAGACCCACTTTGTTTGGGTGATCCATGCGGATATGGGTTATGGGTGGAAGCCTGACCCCCCTCACCTGAGGATGCTGTGATGACTCAAGAAACCCTCTTTTCTTGCTCCTACTCCATAGCTGGGGTAACCTGAGTTTTCAGCGTTTTACAGCAGGGATCCCCAGACTGCATATGTTTGTCTGAGATCACTAGGCACATCCATTACCTGGCAGGCAGGAGGCGAACTGCAGGAGCTATCCAAGCTATCTGAGGGTGTGTCGCTGTCATCTGGGGAGAAATAGAAACGGTTCCTCTTCCAAAGCAAGCCAGAGGGTGTTAAGAGAGGATAGAGACAATGGAAGGGAGAATTGTCTTATTATCAGataaagacagaggcagagccaGCAACAAAAAGGGGGGGTAGGGAAGAGAGATACAGAGACCccaaaagaggaagaaggagaaacagaATAGGGGAAGAGTAGGGGGAGAGAAAGTCTCCAAAAACAGGCAGGGACATGTCCAAGAGGCCAGGCACTGCTGCTTCATTCAACTCCATCTAAAACTAATGTTAAAAAATACACTAGGTTGACTGTGCTTGGAAAGGGCTGTCTTCTAGAAAGAAAAGTCAGGAGGAACATGCTGGGACAATGTGACCCAATGCAAACAGCTCTGGCCTCAGAAGTTACACCTTCTAGTCCAAAGCTGTCACTAAATCTAGGCAGATCACATCTCTTTTTGTGCCCTGGTTTTCGTCACCCCCAAGACAAGAGGGTTGAACAAGAGTCTCTGAGGTCCCTGCCAGCTAAACAATCTCTGATTCTAGCCAGGCTCTGGTGAAGCTTTGGGGCCAGGGGTTAGGGTAAGGCCAGTGCCTCTCCAGTTCTGTTGAAACATGCATATGAGCAGCACCCTCAGGTCCCCACAGGCAGGCACTGAGGCCACGTCTCaactgaaaagataaaatcaggACAGAGCAAATTCAAACCAATCAAGAGACAAACCAGTGGAAGAAGTGCAATCTCTGGTGAGTGAGCCCCTATCAGGGAGTTGCCTTGTTGCCAAAGCAGCCACTTCCACTGTGAATAGTGACCTATTGGCTCACTTGCAAGAGGGTGATATAGATTTGAACCAGCAGCAAGATTCACATTTACACACTCAGATACCCATGCAGATCTAAGACCGTGAAGAAGGGTCCCTCTAGGGACTGTGGAGGAGCCAGCTACAGAGCCAGCCAATAACACTGACATAGCAGCAGCCAcggtggaggcaggcagaggcaggtgaaaTTTTAACTCCACCATTGGCTGATCAATCTGAAGAAAAGATGCCATGGCTTTACAAAGAGCAGGGACACTTCCCAAGCCGCCTGCAATCATTTGCACACGACTAAACCCGGGAAAGAACTTAGACCCACACAAACTCAGAATGATCTCAGAATGATCTTCCCCACGAAATAGAATAAAACACCTTTCTGAAAAAAAGTAGGCTGGCAAGGCTGTCCTGATGTGGCTGTGAGGAATCCTCAGGCTAGAGGTTTGGGCCCATGGGGTTGCTGCAGGGAGGTCCTGGGTGTCCAGAGAGCACAAAGTTAGTCCCTAGACAAGTTCTCCCTCCAACCCCTTACTCACGCCTGTAAAGGGAATCAGACATTGggatgtctctctctgtctgagtCTCCTTCATCTCTTTGACAGCAGGTGGATGATGGtggccagggctgggcctgggaaCCTGGAGACTGGCCGCTTTCAGTGTCTGTTCACTCTTGTGGGCTGGAAGGGAGAGGGCAGGGATCAAAAGTGgaagctggccaggcgcagtagctcatgcctgtaatcccagcaatttgggaggctgaggtgaatggatcacttgaggtcagaagttcgagaccagcctggtcaacatggtgaaaccccgtctctactaaaaatacaaaaattagctgggcatggtgatgcgtgccggTAATGTCAgatattagggaggctgaggcaagagaattgcttgaacctgggaggcagaggttgcagcgagctgagactgtgccactgcactcaagcctgggggacagagtgagactccatctcaaaaaaaaaaaagtggaagctgCCTGGGTTAGGCACGTCGGCTCTTGAATCAGTGCCTGTTGAACACTGCCCTCAGTAAAGCAAACCTTCCAGAAAGATCCCTTCAAACCTCAGCACTGCTGTGCTCAAAACCCTGCCATGGTTCCACGCCTCACTTGGAAAAAGCCAAGTCCCAGCCTCCGAGGCCtcactcctccttcctctctggctTTCTCCTGCTTCTCTCTGCCTGCTCCAGTTGCCCGGCCTCTTTGCTCTTGCTAGCATGTGCCTAACACGTTCCTCCTTCAGGCCTCTGCAGGTAGAGTTCACGCCTCACTCCCTGCAAGTTTATACTCAAAGGTTAGCCTTTTGGGGATGCCAGCCATCCACCAAGCTGTATCAACTCCCTTGCTCCATTTTTCCTCCCTAGCACTTACCATAATCTAGCATATACATGTTTTACTTGTTTGTCTTGTTTGTTGTCACATGGAATGAAAGATTCCGAGGgtaggaatttttgttttgttccctgTTGTGTAGCCTAGGCCCAGAGAGTGTCTTAGATGCTCAAgaaatatctgctgaatgaatgaatgaacaaatgaatgaatgaaggtagACTTAACTAGAAAGACCCTCAAAACATCATCTTGCCCCGTCCTTTCTCTTAGCACAACCAAAGcagcattgttttattttccctaaTTGAAATGCCTTTCCAGGACCGAGCTTCACTACCTTCTGTTGTTTATCAGTTCAAGAATTTAAACTAATCTCTAAGTCCAACCATATTTCCTTCTGTTGTAATTCAAGGACATTTCTTCATATTCAGTCCTTTAACAGGGATGAAGAAAATTAATTAGACCAGGTTACACGAGCACTTCCTCGAAGGCATTGCAAAAGCTGTGTCTAGGCAGAAGGTCTGGGTAGTAGACGGATGTGGATGGCCACTTCCAGCCAGAAGTAGTTGGTTAAAAGGTGAGGTCAGAGTGGGGATTACCCAGATACAGTTATTGGGGGGAGGGGGAGCGGTGGGAAGGAATTTGGCCGGTGGGTCCTCTGGTAGGTTTTTGAGTGACGTTTGGGAACTCCAACGGGGTCTTGTCCTGCTGGAGGCTCGAGAATGGTCTCTGAGAGTGACTAGGAGGGAAGAGGATGCTGAGCCAGTTACCCATGTGCCTGCTGAGCAGGTAGTTGATGGCGGTGAGGAAGCAGGCCTGCAGGAAGAGGGACACCGCCGCGATCACTAAGCCATGCCAGACCTCCATGACTCTGTTGGGAAAGAAAAAGGGGCAGAGTCAGAGATTGCAAGGATGTGAATACAATTGCAAACCTATCCCTGTCCTAGCTGGAGGCAGACATCTGGCATTGCTGCGTGTCCCAGGGTAGGTCCCTTTGCCTCTCTGGACAATAAGGCTGGGGCAGCCAGGAAGGGTGCTATGTGTGCTTGGAAGCCAGCTACACCAGTTAGCTTGGTGGGAACCTTGCTCCTGCTCTTGTTGGGCCCACTCACTCTGTCAGCATGATGAGCTCCTTGCTGATAAGTTGGGGCTCAGGCACTTTCAGGAACCACCCTGGCACCTCGTCTCTCAGTAGTGCCACCGGCAGGGTGCTGGAGATCTGCAAGAGGTAAGGAGCTGGTCAGGACTCCAGGGCTCTTTATACAAATTTCCCTTGGGCAAACTCAGCTACTTGAGGATCAATTGTGACACATGCCCAGTTTATTCATCATACTTGCTTCAGTCCCCACTTTCCTACATGATACATTCTAGACACTTCTCCTAAAGAACCTTGATGAGTAAAGTGCACTTAACATTTTCACTCCCAGAGATTTCTGTTTAGTTTCGTTTATAAAAGTGGATTCAGAATCCAGATATGAGTTCCTTATTTGGTATAGATTCAGCATGTGAAAGGGGTAGGTGGGGAGTGAAAAGCAGCAATGTTCTAGATTGGAGAATTCCCCTTCCTGTTTGTGCTGGAGCCCTCTCTCCATTCGTCCATGCATCCAGTGCCAAGAAGCGCCACAGGTCACTTTGTTAGCAGCAGGGCTTATGGATTCTTTCTGTAGGACAGCTGTGACTTAGTTGCTGGTAAGGAGGgctgcagggaggcaggagggagggaccCTGGGGACTGACCCAGACAGCGAGCGAGAAAAGACTCCAGGAAATTACCTGTCTCTCACCTCCTCAGACAAACGGATAGAAAAATCCGATATTGCCCAATGATCAGCAAACTCCACAATGAAAGCTCAGTCAAAAGTGACTTGGGCCAGGTAGGATGGCTTgcccccataatcccagcacttttggaggctgaggtgggcagatcacttgagcctaggagttcatgaccagcctgggcaatatggcgaaacctcgtctttactaaaaatataaaaattagcccagcatggtggcatgtgcctgtggtcccagctacttaggaggctgaggtggaaggattgcttgatcccaggaggtcaagacttcagtgaactgagatggtgctactgcattccagcctgggttacagagcaagaccctgtctcaaaaaaacaaaacaaaacaaaacaaaaacaacaaaaaaacaggggACTTgtgcacaaaataaaaaataaaaagtgtagaGCCAACACactggaaagaaaacacaaacatgattgcaataaagcaagacagGGATTTCCTGAAGGATTTGGTGACTTGATTGAAAAAGGGGCAGAGCTGTCTTGAAAATGTCCTGCTCTTGTCTAATTTTGGATAAGCCCCCCTAAGATAAATTTCAGTACAGATGCTGATTTCTCAAGCCTCATCTGGGGTTCCTCAAGACCCCTGCCAGGGCAGCTGCACAAGGAAGACTGGACTTTACCAGAAGAGATTTATTGTgtcatgaaa
This genomic window contains:
- the RHEX gene encoding regulator of hemoglobinization and erythroid cell expansion protein isoform X2 codes for the protein MEVWHGLVIAAVSLFLQACFLTAINYLLSRHMAHKSEQTLKAASLQVPRPSPGHHHPPAVKEMKETQTERDIPMSDSLYRHDSDTPSDSLDSSCSSPPACQATEDVDYTQVVFSDPGELKNDSPLDYENIKEITDYVNVNPERHKPSFWYFVNPALSEPAEYDQVAM
- the RHEX gene encoding regulator of hemoglobinization and erythroid cell expansion protein isoform X1; the protein is MLTEVMEVWHGLVIAAVSLFLQACFLTAINYLLSRHMAHKSEQTLKAASLQVPRPSPGHHHPPAVKEMKETQTERDIPMSDSLYRHDSDTPSDSLDSSCSSPPACQATEDVDYTQVVFSDPGELKNDSPLDYENIKEITDYVNVNPERHKPSFWYFVNPALSEPAEYDQVAM